The genomic stretch TGCAGACGCAGATGGAACGGCTCGCCGACGGCGACCGCTCCGCGTTCCATCCGGTCTTCGCGGTCCTCTGGCCCCTCTTGCGCCGCTTCGCGGCCCGGCACCTTGGGCCCGAGGAGGCGGAGGACGCGGCCCAGGAGGCCCTCGTGAAGATCTTCTTCAGGGCGGGCGAGTTCGATCCGTCGCGCAACGCTCTCGCCTGGGCCCTCGGAATCACCGCGTTCGAGATCAAGACTTTGCGCAGGCGCCGGCTGCGCCGCAGGGAGGACGCCGTCCGGGAAGGGTCATTCGGGAGGCTGCGGGACGGGGCGCAGACCCCGGAGATGGAGGCCATGACCAATGACACGGAGAGGATGCTGCAGGAAGCGCTGGGCGCGCTGCGACCGGAAGACGCCGAGACGCTGCGCCTGTACGCGCGCGGCGAGCGTCCCTCCCTCGCGGCCGCGACCTTCAGGAAGAGGGTCGAGCGCGCGCTGACGCGGTTGCGCTCCGTCTGGAGGACGACCGATGGCCGACCCTGACCGCCTCCTGCTGGAACGGGCGCGGCGCGCCTACGAGATGGGGCGTCTCGGGGCCGCCCTGCGCTGGAGCCTCCTCCTGCTGCCGGCCGTCGGGATCGCGCTCGTCTGCTGCCACAACCCCGGCCCTACCCTCATCTCCGGCGCGGGTCTCGTCCTCCTTGTCGCATTCTGCCAGTGGCGCGGCCAGGGCTACCGCCGCGGTGTCGGGCCGGGTCTCGTCGCCGGCTTCGTTCCTCTCCTGCTGCCGATCCTGGCGCAGGCGACCGGACATGTCTGCGCCTCGGGCGGCTGTCTTCTCTTCCCGACGGTGTGTGGTGTGGGTGGTCTTCTCGGGGGCATCACCCTCGGGGTGTTGGCGCCCCGCCCGCGTGACGGCCGCGCGATCCCGTTCGTCACCGCCTGCCTGATCGCCGGCGTCGCCGGCTCGGTCGGCTGCCTGCTGTACGGTCTCGTGGGGCTCGGTGTGATGATCGCCGGGCTCCTGGCGGGGGCCACCCCGGTCCTCGCCGCCCGACGAGCATGACTGGAGGGCGTCAGCGCCCCCGCTTCCTCCGGACGGGACCTTGTCCAGGAGCCCCTGGAGCGTGGCGATGCTCTTCGCGAACCCGGCGGACACCGCCTCCTTGGCCCGCTCGAGACCGGTGACATCAGATTTACTGGAGTGCCCGTCGGTCCCGGTGTCGACTTCGGACTCCATTTCCGGTGCCGTCCGCCAGAGCCGGAAGAGCGGCGAAACCGAGTGCTATCGCCGCCTCCGAACACAACTCTTATAAGACGGAATTTTGCCCACGGCAAACCGGGAATCGGCCCGGCCGTTCCTCCCCCGGGGGTGTGCTACGCTTCGCGGTCATGGACCCGGGTGCGATCGGAGGGAAGCGCATAGTCAGCGCCCGCACGGAGCGCTTCACGGAGTCGGTGATCCGCGAGATGACCCGGCAGGCGATGCTCCATGACGCCGTCAACCTGGCGCAGGGGTTCCCCGACTTCGCGGCCCCGGAGGAGATCAAGCGCGCCGCGCAGCAGGCGATCGCGGCGGACATCAACCAGTACGCGATCACCTGGGGCGCGCAGAACCTCCGGGAGGCGATCGCGCGCAACGTCAAGGTGTCGCAGGGGCTCGAGATCGACCCCGAGTCCGAGATCACCGTCTGCTGCGGCTCGACCGAGGCGATGATCGCGGCGCTCCTGGCGGTGACGGACGCCGGAGACGAGATCGTCATCTTCGAGCCCTTCTACGAGAATTACGGACCCGACGCGATCCTGTCGGGCGCGCGTCCCCGGTTCGTGAGGCTGCGCCCGCCGGAGGACCCCGACGGGGAGTGGACCTTCGACGAGCGCGAGCTGCGCCGGGCGTTCGGAGCGCGCACCAAGGCGATCGTCCTCAACACGCCGAACAACCCCACCGGCAAGGTGTTCACGCGCGCCGAGCTGGAGCTCATCCGCGACCTCTGCCACGAGCACAAAGCGCTCGCCATCACCGACGAGATCTACGAGCACATCCTCTACGACGGCGTCACGCACCTTTCCATGGCGCGGATCGAGGGGATGCGCGATCGCACCATCACCATCAACGGGATGTCGAAGACCTACAGCGTCACGGGCTGGCGGGTGGGCTGGGCCATCGCCCCCGCCCCGATCAGCGGCGCCATCCGCAAGGTGCACGACTTCCTCACCGTGGGGGCGCCGGCGCCGCTGCAGGAGGCGGGGGCCGCAGCCCTCGACCTGCCACGGACCTATTATGCCGGTCTCGCCGAGGGGTACCGCGCCCGCCGGGACCGGCTGCTGCCCGCCCTGCGGCAGGCCGGTTTCAAGGCCTACGTCCCCCGGGGCGCGTACTACGTCATGACCGACATCCGCGGGTTCGGCTTCGCGGACGACATCTCGTTCGCGTCGCACCTGGTGCGCGATATCGGCGTCGCCGTCGTCCCGGGGTCCAGCTTCTACAGCGATCCCGGCGATGGACGCGACCAGGTCCGGTTTGCGTTCTGCAAGCGCGACAGGACTCTGGACGACGCCGCCGCCCGGCTGCTGCGGCTTCGCGCCCCCTCCCCTCCGCACCGCGCATGAGCCGTCTGGCGCGACGGCTGCGCACGGTCGACTACTTCACGCTCGGGTTCGGCACCATGGTGGGGGTCGGCTGGCTCGTCCTGATGGACGACTGGCTGCAGCGGGGCGGGCCGGCGGGGGTCGTGCTCGGGTTCGCGATCGGCGGCCTGGCGCTCGTTCCGATCGGCCTGGTCTACGGGCGTCTGGTCGCTGCGATCCCCGACGCCGGCAGCGAGATCGCCTACACCGCCAGGGTCTTCAGGCCGGGGATGAGCTTCGCCACCGGTTGGATGATGATGCTCGCCTACCTCATCGTCTGTCCGTGGGAAGCGGTCGCGATCGGCCGGCTCGCGGCCTACCTCATGCCGGGCCTCGATACGTTCGAGCTCTACCGCGTGGCGGGGAACCCGGTGTTCCTGCCGCGCCTGGCGCTGGGTCTTCTGCTCACGGTGCTGATCACTCTCGTCAACTACCGCGGCATCCGTCCGAGCGCAACGTTCCAGATGTGGATGACGTTCATCCTGCTCGCCCTGTTCGTCGTCTTCGCGGCCGCCTCGGCGGGCCGGGGGTCGCTCGGGAATCTCAAGCCCCCCTTCAGCCACGGCCCCGTCCTTTCGGTGCTTCTGGTCCTGCAGATCGTCCCGTACTTCATGACCGGCTTCGAGTCGGTCCCGAAGTGCGCCGAAGAGGCGGCGCCCGGGTTCAGCAGCCGGGGGTTCCAGCGGGCCATCCTGCTGGCGCTCGTCGTCGGGATCCTCTTCTACACGACCGTCGCCGCCCTGGTCTCCTACCTGCGCCCCTGGCAGGGGCTGGCGAAGGAGAGGTTCGCCACGGCGGTGGCCTTCGAGCAGGCGTTCGGCAGCCGATTCGTGGTCCGCCTGCTGTTCCTGGCGGCGCTCGCTTCGCTCCTGAAGATCTTCAATGGGAACCTCGTCGCCGCCAGCCGCCTGCTGTTCGCTCTTGGACGTGCGGGGCTCCTCCACGCCGGCTTCGGGCGCGTGCACGAGAGGAACCTCACGCCTTCGGTCGCCGTGCTGGCGCTGGGCGGTGTCACGGCCGTGGCCGCCTGCCTTGGGGATGCCATCCTCGTCCCGATCACGGAAGTCGGCTCGATGGCCTCGGCGCTTGGCTGGCTGGCGGCCTGCGCGGCCTTCTTCTGTCTGCGGCCGAAGGCCCGCGACCGGGCGCTCGCCGTCACCGGAATGATCGTCGCGGCCACGCTCGTCCTGATGAAGGTCCTGCCCTTCGTACCGGGCCACTTCACCGTTTACGAGTGGATCGTCCTTCTGGTCTGGGGGGGCATCGGGCTGGCGGCGCGTCGATCGGGGGTCACTTCATTTTCGGACAGTCCGCGTCTTCACCCGCGGTCCACTGCCTGAGGGTGCGTGTCAGGTCCTTGTAGCCCATCGTCGGACGGTACAGCGCGACCTCCGTCCGCCCCTTGCCCGTCGACCGGACGTCGGCGGCCATGATGTAGAGACCCCCGGGCGGGATCGTCGGTCCGATGCCGCGCGGCCGGTGCACGACCTGCAGCGAGAACTCGGCCTTGTCCGCCCCGACCTTCCTCAAGGTCGGGTTGTAGTCGGACGAGCTGACCTCCATACTGGTTCCCCACGAATCCCGAACGCTTCACCTCCACGTCCAGGCACTTCATGACTCGCTTCTGGAGGATCGCGTAGACCTCGCCGAGGCTCCGCTCGACGACGAACGTTTCCATCTTCACCGAGCGCGCCCCCCCGGCCACGGCCTCCACGAACTCCCGGCGCGTCTGGGGAATCTGGATCGCGGGGACCGGCACGGCCAGGGCGATCAGGACGACGAGGATGAACAGCCGGACCAGGGTCTTCACGGGGGCTCAATATTGCGCCCGGCCGGACCGGTTTCAAGCCCGCCCCTCGTCCCCCCATTCCCCCGGCTGTAAGGCTCGCCCCATGCGGCTTTCGTAGCAGGTGAAAATCCGACGCGCCTGGTTGCGATACGCGGAACCGCCTTATCACATGAAACGGATCTTCATTGACATCCCCGCACAGCGGGCGCAAATGTCGCGGCAAGCACCCGAGGGAACTGTAAGCGTACTCGACACGCGAGCGGCGGCAAGTAATCCGCCGCCGGCGTTCTCTGTTCGGATCGGGCCGGCGACGGGTTCAGTTCACCGTGAAGGAACAGATGGCCAGGACGGTCATGTGCCGATCGCCCATCTGGTAGACCTTGATCTGCTTCGTCCCGATCGACAGGAACGTCGCACGATCGACACAGGAGAACGTGCCGTCGCCGAGGACCTGCGCGAACACGATTCCACCCTCGCCGACGAAAACGTCCAGGGTTATGCCGGGTTTGAAGCCCTGCCCCGCGACCGTGAACTGCGAGCCGTTCGCGACAGGGTCCGGAGTCACCCAGCACGTCTCGGATCCGGTACGGCGAGTGGGTCCTCCTCCCTTGTCCTCTTTCGGGGTGGCGGCCAGCGGCGCAATCAGCAGCGCGCCCATCACGAGCGTGGCGAAGAAGCGCCACAGAAACCTCGTGCTCTTCGCGTTTTGCATTTGCTCACCCTCCTCCTTCGTTTCACGACGATTCCCGTCGAGGGCGAAGGCCTCGCCGGGAGATACGATGGAGGACTGCAAGTCCCGCGCCATCAGGAGGCGAGTGGGCCCTGCCCGCTAAGTGGCAGCGAGACAGTTTCTTAGGGAATCACGTCCACGGGTTGGGAAGAGCGCTTGTTGGCTGTAAGCGTAATCGGTTGCTTCGATCTTATGCGTAGTGAAGCCTGAAGTGGACAGCAATGCGGCGGCCGGCCTCTTCAATATGGAGAACTCAGGGGCGGAACTCCCAAGTAAGGCCGAACACGGGTAGCCGTCGCATCCAGAATCCGTCCTGGCGCTCGACCCGCAATGTCCCATCCGGCAGAGGCAGGTAGCGGATTTCCCGGGCACAGCAGACATTGTCCCGGCCGTACAAGTTCGTGACACCGAGGAAGGCGCGCAGAGTGCCGCGGTCGAACTCGAATCGACGGCTGAGCTTCAGATCGAGACGGTGGTAAGGAGGGAAGCGCAGACCGTTCCGCGGTCCGAGGATGGGGATCGTGGTGAGCGAGCCGTCTGCGTTCTGAACGGTCTCCGTCTCGATTCCGGTCGTGGGCCAGCCGCTGTGATACTGCCCGGCCAGCGTCAGGTCCCAGGCGCCGCCGCGACGGTAGTGCACGATGAAATTGAGCGTATGCCGCTGGTCATGGTCCCGCGGCACCATCCGGCCTCCGATCTGGTCGTCCGCCCTGGCCAGCGCGTAGGCGGCCCACCAGGCCAGCGCCCGCCCGCCATCCCTCGCGAGCGTGAGCTCGATTCCCTTCGCGCTGGCGCGCTCGGGATCGACACGCGTGCGGTCGGGCTCGACCTCCGGGAAGATGAGCATCGGGTTGAACAGGTTCACGTAGCGGGGGTGCAGGCGGGTCATCTCCTTGTCGTAGACGCCGACCCCCAGACTGAGCCCTGAGGCGAAAAGGTGATCGAAGTTGAGCGTCCGGTGCTCGGCGCGCTCCGCGGCGTAAGGCTCGCGGACCCCGTCCTCCACCTGGATTTCCTCCGTTCCCTGGGGCTGGTAGAACAGGCCCCATCCGAGGCGAAGCGCGCTGCGCGGCCCCAGCGCCCAGACCGTGTTGATGCGCGGGCTGACCTCGTCCTCCGCCGTGAAGGTCTGCCGGTCCCAGCGGGCGCCGAGCTCCAGAGTGAGAGAAGGGGACAGCCGGAATCGATCGCTCACGAACGCCCCGAGCTCGGTACCCAGGGGAGCAAGCGACGCGCTTCGATCCGTCGAGACGGGGAGACCGCCCGTGAACAGCGGATCGACGGCCACGACATGACTGGCGTAGTCGTAACCCGCTTTGACCCGCCGGGCTTCGAAGCCCCAGCCCAGCAACGTGGTTCCCGACGGGCGGTAGAGCCAGTCCTGCCGGAATCCCTCGGACGCGCTGGAACGCTCGTCGCTGACCAGGCCGTTCCCCGTGTCCGGGTCCGCGAAACCGCCATGTCGGATGCGCTCCGAGCGACCCGTCGACAGGACCGTCCTGGAGAAAAGGCGGTCGCTCCACGGCGTCTCGAAGTTCAACCAGGCATACTGGCTGCCGTCCTCCGCCGTCACGCGTCCCTGATCGGGTGCGGCATCCGCATGGACGGCGTCCTGTGCCGCGAGGACGTGCCCGGAGAGGATCGTCCCTCCCGCGAGGGTCGTCTCGACTTTCGCGAGCAGGTCGTAGTACAGGGGGTTGAGTCCCTCTCCGCCGGGATCGACGGTGTCCACCATGGCGTCGGGCCGCCAGGCGCGCGTCGAGAGGAGCCAGCCTCCGCTGCGTTCGCGGAAGCCCCCTTCCGAGAGAACACCCGAATCGACGGAGCTCGTGGTGATCGAGACGCGAGGGGTGCCTGCGGGATGCCTGGAGGACTGGTCGACGATGGCGCTCATCCGGCCACCGTATTCGGCTGGGAAGGCGCCGCTCAAGAATTCGACGCCGCCCAGCGCCTCCGCGTCGACGACGCTGGAGAAATTGAGGAAGTCCTTGAGGTGAAAAGGATCCCGGAGGACCAGACCATCCAGGACGAACAGCGTCTCGTCGGCCTCGCCCCCTCTCACGCCGAACGCCGCCGATTTGTCGGCCGCCGCAACTCCCGGCAGAAGAGCAACGGCCCGGCTCGGGTCGTCACCGAACTGCGTCGTCGCGCTCAGCGCACCGGGACCGAGGGTCGTTATCGCACCGGGCTGATCGGACGTCGCCCGCGGAGCGCTGGTGCTGACTTCGACTTCCTCCCTGAAGGCCGGCAGGCCGGCCGCTCCAGAGTCCTGGCCGCGGACGACGAGCACGGTGTCTCCGGGGCCGTCCTGCGATCGCAGGCCAAACGGGGCGAGGAGCCGATCGAGAACGAGGCGTGGAGGCGCGGCGTCCGGCTCGTCGGCGACGATCAGGCCGGGCCGGACCAGGTCGCTGCTGTAGATCAGTCTGAGACCCTGCGACCTCAGATCTTCCAGGGCCTCCGCGAGCGGACGCCCGGCGTACCGCCGGGAGTCGTCCGCGTCGACCCGCGCGGCGCTGCCGACCCCCACGAGCGCCGCCAGAAGGACCGGCGCCAGGTGCCGCTGCCAATTCGAGGCAAGCCTCACCGCCGAATTCTACGGCGAACGGTCCTCGGGTCAAGCAGTCAATCGAGACTCCGCATCACCGCTCGATCACCAGCGTGTCGCCGGTGAGTCGATGACGGAGCCCGCAGGGCGGCAGGACGGCCGCCGGGGTCTCATCCGGGCGAAGACCCTGAATCGAACCGTGCAGAATCTCCCGGACAGCCGTCTGCTCCAACGAGCGCTCGGTGAACTGCACGCGCCAACCGGTCTCATTCGAGACCCAGTCGAGGTACTCGCCCAACGTGCGCCCCTCGAGGTCGAACGGCGGAGCGATGGCCAGAACCCAGGCCCAGTCGGGATCTCCGGCCGCCAGCGGCTCCGTCTCGGTGGATCCCTCCGTCCTGACGCGCAGGCGCGTGCCGGCAAGGATCTCGAACGGCCTACCCCGGTGCGTGAGATGCGCGGCCCCCTGGCGCACGCTGACCTGAAGCGTGTCGTCCCCGACGCGGACCTCGAACTGCGTGCCGATGTCGCGGACCGTCCCCATCTCCGTAACGACGGCGAGGGGACTCCGTCGCGCGGACCGGGTGCCGCTGTCGATGTAGACGGCGCCGCGGTTCAGGTTCAGGACCGTTCCCGGCTCGAGGCGGACCTGCGTGTCCCAGTCCAGCCGCACCGACTCTCCGCCGGCGAGCGAGAGGGCGATGCGCCCGTCGGCTCCGGTCGTGAGCTCGATTCCCGAGGCGAGGCTGTCGCCGACCCGGAGCGGCCCGCCCCCCTCCCGGCGGACCGAGCCCTCCGCCCGCCGCACGGTCGCGATCGGCGCGGTCGTCCCCGGGGAATGTGCCTTGGGGAACCACCCTCCCGGCCTGATCGCGACGACGATCGCCGCCGCGGCGGCGAGCGAGCAGCCGGCCCAGAGCACGATCCGTCGGTGTCTGAGGACCTGATATTGGGCCCGCCAGTGCGCATGGACCGCCGCCCGGACGCGCGCCGACGTCACCTGTGGGACCGCCGGGCGGGCCCCGGCCTCACGAAGCAGCCCGGCGATCGGATCGTCATCGCCGCAGGGCTCCTGGTCGGGCGATCTCGGCGGACCCTCGGTGTCGTGGCTCATCTGTCCTGCTCCCGGGCGGGAACGAAGGCCAGGCGGAACGCCTGCCGGGCGCGCGTCAGCAACGACTCCGCCGCCTTCGTGCCGACTTTCAGGCGGGCGGCGATTTCGCCTACGGACAGCCCCTGGATGTACTTCCACTCCAAGGCATTTCCATATCGTGCCGGAAGGACGTCGAGGGTCTCCTGCACCAGGCGGGCTTCGTCCCGACGCTGTGCTTCGGCGTCGGGCGCGTTGACGGGTCGCTCGGCGAGACGCACCAGCCCCGGTCCCGTGTCCGGCGCGTCCTCGATCAAGCCCATGGGCTGTGGCGCTCTCCCGCTACGGCGGTAATGACCGCTGATCTCGTGCCGGCAGAAGGTGCAGATCCAGGTGAACAACGCCGCCTCTCCGCGCCATGATTTCAATGCGGAAATCGCTTTGCACAGCGCCGCCTGGACCACCTCTTCGGCGACGTCCGCGTTCTGTCCCACGCGAGGCAGGGCGAAGCGGTACAGCCTGGTGAAGTGACCCTCGAAGAATTCCTCGAAGGCCTGTTCCTCACCGGCGAGCATGCGCTTGACCAGATTTCGGTCGTCGTGCTCCGGCTCAGGCACCGCCCCTCGCTTGCCGCTCATCCGTCAGAGCGAACGAACGGGACAAATCCTTCTCCAAGGCCTCCATTGTCCGCCGCTTTCCTATTGGCGGGAAGAGTGGTACCGTCCCGGCGGAACCGTCGTCCAATCCACCGCGACGCGGTTCTCGAGGGCTGACGCGTGGACAACGGTCAGGGCCGGGCCGCATCCGGGTTCGCGCTCCGGCGCTTCCTGAGGATTGCGGCGAGGTGCGCCGTTGCCCTGGCGTCGTTCGGCTGTCCGCTCGCCGCCGGCCCGGCCGGCGGCCGGCCCAACGTCATCCTCATCTACATCGATGACCTCGGCTGGAAGGACGCGGGGTTCCAGGGCAGCACGTACTACGAGACGCCCAGCCTCGACCGGCTGGCCCGGCAGGGGATGGTCTTCACCAACGCCTACGCCAACGCCCCGAACTGCGCGCCGAGCCGCGCCTGTCTCCTTTCCGGGCAGTATCCGCCGAGGCACGGAATCTACACGGTCGGCAGCTCGGAGCGCGGACCGGTCCAGCTCCGGAAATGGATCCCGGTCGCCAACCAGACGGTCCTCAAGCCGCAGGCGGTGACTATTGCCGAGGCTCTCAAGCCGGCCGGTTACACGAGCGCCTGCATCGGCAAGTGGCACCTCGGAAACTATCCGCGCTTCGGCCCGAGCGCCCAGGGATTCGACGTGAGCGTCGGCGGAGGGGCCGAAGGGCACGCCAAGAGTCACTTCAGCCCCTACGGGATCGTAGAGCTGCAGGACGGCCCGCAGGGAGAGTACCTGACCGATCGCCTGACCAGCGAGGCGATCCGGTTCATCTCGGGCGCCAAGAACCGCCCGTTCTTCCTCTACCTGCCGCATTACGCCGTACACACGCCGATCCAGGCCAAAAAAGAGCTGATCGAGAAGTATAGAAAGAAGAAGGGGAGCCAGGGGCAGGAGACCCCGGAATACGCCGCGATGATCGAGAGCACCGATCAGGGAGTCGGCCGGATCATGGAGACGCTCGGGAAGCTCGGCCTCGCGAGCACGACCGTGGTGTTCTTCCTGTCGGACAATGGGGGGTTCGCGCAGGTCACTTCGATGGGGCCTCTGCGGGGATCGAAGGGGATGATTTACGAGGGGGGGATTCGCGTTCCGATGCTCGTGAGCTGGCCCGGCCAGGTCAGGGCGGGGAGCGTCGCGGACATCCCGGTGAGCGGCGTCGACCTGTATCCGACGATCCTGGAGATCGCCGGGGTGCGGAGGCCCCCGGGATACGTCCTGGACGGCGAGAGTCTCGTGCCTGTCCTGAAGGGGAGCGGCCTCCTGCCGGCGCGCGCCCTCTTCTGGCACTTCCCGGTCTACCTCGAGCCCGATTCGGGGAGGAGGGGTCCCTGGAAGACGACTCCCTGTTCGGCCGTCCGCCAGGGGGACTGGAAGCTGATCGAGTTCTTCGAGGACGGACATCTCGAGCTCTACAACCTCAAGAACGACATCGGCGAGAAGATGAACCTGGCGCCGATGAATCCGGACAAGGCTGAGGAGCTGCACCGGGTGCTCCTCGATTGGCGCGCCTCGATCCGGGCGCCGGTCCCGACGGTCAGGAACCCCAAGTACGACCCCAACGCCCCGGTTGTGATGGACGGCGAGGGGCAGGCGACCGACTGATCGACATTACCACTCGAATCCGAGCCCGAACCGGACGTTCGTGGAGAAGTTTTCGGTCGCAGGCTGGCCCAGGTTGGGGCCGACAAGTGTCTCGACCTCCGTGGGCCGTGTCTGATTGTTCAGATTGAAGGCATCCGCGAACAGTCGCAGTCGCCCCCCTTTTGCGGAGTCGTGGTACCACTCGATACGCAGATCGAGCTCGTTGCGAGCCGGAAGGCGCCGGCTCCCCCTCGGCTCCGCGAGATACTGGAACGGACCCTGCGGAAACGAGTGGCAACCCAAGATGCCGTCACCGATCACGCCGTTTCCGTCATCGGTCAGGAGACAGTCCGTTCGAGGAGTCCAGGTGTCGCCGGAGTGGAACGTGTAATTCCCGGAGACTGACAGGTGACGCGATGGAAGGATCCAGGTGGCCTGCAGCTTGATCTGATGCGTCTGATCGTGGGTGAGGCGACCCCGCGCATTCACCAAGGAGTTTGGGGTTTGCAGGACCTGGCCGAGCAGGTCGGGATTATTGGTGTCTGGAATGCTCGTGTCGAAACCCAGCAGGTTGTCGACGTTACCGCGCGCCTGGGAATAGACATACGAGGCGACAAGCTGCCAGTTCCCGCTCATTCGGCGCGTCAGGGAGAAGATCGCTCCTCTGTAAGTGCGGTTCAGTCCGCGCGGGTTGTCGTAGACGAGCACGTCGGTGGTCGGATTCAGGTAGTCGAACAGGGTGACCTGCTGGCCGGTCCCCGGCACCTGCCCCGGAACGGGCACGAACTGCCCATTCCGGCTCACAATCTCTATGAAATCGGCGCTCCGTCTGAACACCAGCGTGCCGCTCACGACGGTCCCGTGGAAGACCTCCCGATCGAAGCCGAGGATGTACTGATCGAGGTAGGGCTGCCGGATGCCCGGAGCTCCGGAGACGCTCCGGCCGGGCAGGGTCGCAACGGTATCGGTGAAGCCGCTCGTGTTGAAGGTCCTCTGCTTGGTGAGGGGAAAGAATGCCCCCTGATCGATGAACTGGTAAAAGGTCGAATAGAGCGCCTCGTAATAGCGCCCGTAGTGCGCCCTGAGAACGGATTTCGCGTCGCCTTTCAGATCCCACGCGAAACCGATCCGCGGCGCCAGCCCGGTGGTCCTGAATACCGTGGCCCCCGAGACGCTCCCTCTGTTCAAATCCACACGCACCCCGGGATTCAGCGTGAACCGGGGCGTGATCCGCCACGCGTCCTGGGCGTACAGGGAGATCCGCTCGTTCTTCGGCCGGACCTCGTAGCCGCCGCCCAGGAAGGCCAGCGTGAAGGAGTCCGGATTCCCCGTGCTCGGGTCCACCTGGGGGCCCTCATTGTCCGAGAAGAACGCGTCGCCCGGGAAGCCGGCGCGGCTGTGCAGCAGGGAACGTTCGATCTCCGTTCCGAACTTGGCATCGTGGTTCCCCGCGGCATGCGTGAGGGACGCGTTGAGCTGATTGCGGGTCCGGTCCAACTTCTGGAAGAGCGCGGCGTTGTTCGAGGCGAAGCCGGTCTGCGCGTCGATCCGTCCGGGAATGGAAAACCCGTTGTGGGGATCGAAATGGTGATAGCCGGTATATCCGGCCCAGGTCACGTTCAGGATCGAGCGGGCGGAGAGAATGGATC from Candidatus Dormiibacterota bacterium encodes the following:
- a CDS encoding sigma-70 family RNA polymerase sigma factor, producing MPEPEHDDRNLVKRMLAGEEQAFEEFFEGHFTRLYRFALPRVGQNADVAEEVVQAALCKAISALKSWRGEAALFTWICTFCRHEISGHYRRSGRAPQPMGLIEDAPDTGPGLVRLAERPVNAPDAEAQRRDEARLVQETLDVLPARYGNALEWKYIQGLSVGEIAARLKVGTKAAESLLTRARQAFRLAFVPAREQDR
- a CDS encoding sulfatase; the encoded protein is MDNGQGRAASGFALRRFLRIAARCAVALASFGCPLAAGPAGGRPNVILIYIDDLGWKDAGFQGSTYYETPSLDRLARQGMVFTNAYANAPNCAPSRACLLSGQYPPRHGIYTVGSSERGPVQLRKWIPVANQTVLKPQAVTIAEALKPAGYTSACIGKWHLGNYPRFGPSAQGFDVSVGGGAEGHAKSHFSPYGIVELQDGPQGEYLTDRLTSEAIRFISGAKNRPFFLYLPHYAVHTPIQAKKELIEKYRKKKGSQGQETPEYAAMIESTDQGVGRIMETLGKLGLASTTVVFFLSDNGGFAQVTSMGPLRGSKGMIYEGGIRVPMLVSWPGQVRAGSVADIPVSGVDLYPTILEIAGVRRPPGYVLDGESLVPVLKGSGLLPARALFWHFPVYLEPDSGRRGPWKTTPCSAVRQGDWKLIEFFEDGHLELYNLKNDIGEKMNLAPMNPDKAEELHRVLLDWRASIRAPVPTVRNPKYDPNAPVVMDGEGQATD
- a CDS encoding FecR family protein; the protein is MSHDTEGPPRSPDQEPCGDDDPIAGLLREAGARPAVPQVTSARVRAAVHAHWRAQYQVLRHRRIVLWAGCSLAAAAAIVVAIRPGGWFPKAHSPGTTAPIATVRRAEGSVRREGGGPLRVGDSLASGIELTTGADGRIALSLAGGESVRLDWDTQVRLEPGTVLNLNRGAVYIDSGTRSARRSPLAVVTEMGTVRDIGTQFEVRVGDDTLQVSVRQGAAHLTHRGRPFEILAGTRLRVRTEGSTETEPLAAGDPDWAWVLAIAPPFDLEGRTLGEYLDWVSNETGWRVQFTERSLEQTAVREILHGSIQGLRPDETPAAVLPPCGLRHRLTGDTLVIER
- a CDS encoding TonB-dependent receptor; translated protein: MRLASNWQRHLAPVLLAALVGVGSAARVDADDSRRYAGRPLAEALEDLRSQGLRLIYSSDLVRPGLIVADEPDAAPPRLVLDRLLAPFGLRSQDGPGDTVLVVRGQDSGAAGLPAFREEVEVSTSAPRATSDQPGAITTLGPGALSATTQFGDDPSRAVALLPGVAAADKSAAFGVRGGEADETLFVLDGLVLRDPFHLKDFLNFSSVVDAEALGGVEFLSGAFPAEYGGRMSAIVDQSSRHPAGTPRVSITTSSVDSGVLSEGGFRERSGGWLLSTRAWRPDAMVDTVDPGGEGLNPLYYDLLAKVETTLAGGTILSGHVLAAQDAVHADAAPDQGRVTAEDGSQYAWLNFETPWSDRLFSRTVLSTGRSERIRHGGFADPDTGNGLVSDERSSASEGFRQDWLYRPSGTTLLGWGFEARRVKAGYDYASHVVAVDPLFTGGLPVSTDRSASLAPLGTELGAFVSDRFRLSPSLTLELGARWDRQTFTAEDEVSPRINTVWALGPRSALRLGWGLFYQPQGTEEIQVEDGVREPYAAERAEHRTLNFDHLFASGLSLGVGVYDKEMTRLHPRYVNLFNPMLIFPEVEPDRTRVDPERASAKGIELTLARDGGRALAWWAAYALARADDQIGGRMVPRDHDQRHTLNFIVHYRRGGAWDLTLAGQYHSGWPTTGIETETVQNADGSLTTIPILGPRNGLRFPPYHRLDLKLSRRFEFDRGTLRAFLGVTNLYGRDNVCCAREIRYLPLPDGTLRVERQDGFWMRRLPVFGLTWEFRP
- a CDS encoding aminotransferase class I/II-fold pyridoxal phosphate-dependent enzyme, with amino-acid sequence MDPGAIGGKRIVSARTERFTESVIREMTRQAMLHDAVNLAQGFPDFAAPEEIKRAAQQAIAADINQYAITWGAQNLREAIARNVKVSQGLEIDPESEITVCCGSTEAMIAALLAVTDAGDEIVIFEPFYENYGPDAILSGARPRFVRLRPPEDPDGEWTFDERELRRAFGARTKAIVLNTPNNPTGKVFTRAELELIRDLCHEHKALAITDEIYEHILYDGVTHLSMARIEGMRDRTITINGMSKTYSVTGWRVGWAIAPAPISGAIRKVHDFLTVGAPAPLQEAGAAALDLPRTYYAGLAEGYRARRDRLLPALRQAGFKAYVPRGAYYVMTDIRGFGFADDISFASHLVRDIGVAVVPGSSFYSDPGDGRDQVRFAFCKRDRTLDDAAARLLRLRAPSPPHRA
- a CDS encoding sigma-70 family RNA polymerase sigma factor translates to MDRATLSELQTQMERLADGDRSAFHPVFAVLWPLLRRFAARHLGPEEAEDAAQEALVKIFFRAGEFDPSRNALAWALGITAFEIKTLRRRRLRRREDAVREGSFGRLRDGAQTPEMEAMTNDTERMLQEALGALRPEDAETLRLYARGERPSLAAATFRKRVERALTRLRSVWRTTDGRP
- a CDS encoding APC family permease, which translates into the protein MSRLARRLRTVDYFTLGFGTMVGVGWLVLMDDWLQRGGPAGVVLGFAIGGLALVPIGLVYGRLVAAIPDAGSEIAYTARVFRPGMSFATGWMMMLAYLIVCPWEAVAIGRLAAYLMPGLDTFELYRVAGNPVFLPRLALGLLLTVLITLVNYRGIRPSATFQMWMTFILLALFVVFAAASAGRGSLGNLKPPFSHGPVLSVLLVLQIVPYFMTGFESVPKCAEEAAPGFSSRGFQRAILLALVVGILFYTTVAALVSYLRPWQGLAKERFATAVAFEQAFGSRFVVRLLFLAALASLLKIFNGNLVAASRLLFALGRAGLLHAGFGRVHERNLTPSVAVLALGGVTAVAACLGDAILVPITEVGSMASALGWLAACAAFFCLRPKARDRALAVTGMIVAATLVLMKVLPFVPGHFTVYEWIVLLVWGGIGLAARRSGVTSFSDSPRLHPRSTA